A single window of Camelus dromedarius isolate mCamDro1 chromosome 20, mCamDro1.pat, whole genome shotgun sequence DNA harbors:
- the POLR2K gene encoding DNA-directed RNA polymerases I, II, and III subunit RPABC4 — MDTQKDVQPPKQQPMIYICGECHTENEIKSRDPIRCRECGYRIMYKKRTKRLVVFDAR; from the exons ATGGACACCCAGAAGGACGTTCAACCCCCAAAGCAGCAGCCAATGATATATATCTGTGGAG aatgtcacacagaaaatgaaataaaatccagGGATCCAATCCGATGCAGAGAATGTGGATACAGAATAATGTACAAGAAAAGGACTAAAAGAT TGGTGGTTTTTGATGCTCGATGA